In Falco biarmicus isolate bFalBia1 chromosome 6, bFalBia1.pri, whole genome shotgun sequence, the following are encoded in one genomic region:
- the BVES gene encoding blood vessel epicardial substance isoform X2, with translation MNTTVMSPLTVTPLDFIPDFKNATLVPFNETACENWKEIHHLVFHVANICFAVGLVIPTTLNLHMILLRGLLTIGCALFIIWATLYRCALDIMIWNSVFLVVNLLHFIYLVYKRRPIKIEKELSSLYKRMFEPLHVPPELFQRLTGQFCNIQTLKTGQAYAAEDKTSVDDRLSVLLKGKMKVSYRGHFLHNIYPCAFIDSPEFRSTQMNRGEKFQVTIIADDNCKFLCWSRERLTYFLESEPFLYEIFKYLIGKDITNKLYSLNDPTLNDKTSKKIDRQPSLCSQLSVMQMRNSIASTSDSEDGLQMFLRGTSSASSLRNNQQEFYNAYGVSRLQHDVFC, from the exons ATGAACACTACAGTAATGAGCCCACTCACTGTTACTCCACTAGATTTTATTCCagactttaaaaatgcaactcTTGTGCCTTTCAATGAGACTGCATGTGAAAACTGGAAGGAGATTCATCATCTTGTTTTCCACGtggcaaatatttgttttgcagttgGACTGGTTATTCCAACTACTCTGAATCTTCATATGATCCTTCTGCGAGGTCTGCTCACCATAG GATGTGCATTGTTCATCATCTGGGCTACACTCTATCGTTGTGCCTTGGACATAATGATCTggaattctgtatttttggtTGTCAACCTCTTACATTTCATATACCTAGTGTATAAAAGAAGACCG ATCAAGATAGAGAAGGAGCTTAGCAGCCTCTACAAGAGAATGTTTGAACCTCTCCATGTGCCTCCAGAGCTCTTCCAAAGACTGACTGGACAATTCTGCAACATTCAGACTTTAAAGACAGGTCAAGCCTATGCTGCCGAAGATAAAACATCAGTTGATGATAGGCTAAGCGTCCTGCTGAAGGGGAA aatgaAGGTGTCTTATCGAGGGCATTTTCTGCATAATATTTACCCCTGTGCCTTTATAGATTCTCCTGAATTTCGATCAACACAGATGAACCGGGGTGAGAAATTCCAG GTCACCATTATCGCAGATGATAACTGCAAGTTCCTGTGCTGGTCCAGGGAAAGGCTGACTTATTTTCTGGAATCTGAGCCATTTCTTTATGAGATCTTTAAGTACCTTATTGGCAAAGATATTACAAATAAACTCTATTCATTGAATGATCCAACCTTAAATGACAAG acttcaAAAAAGATTGATCGACAGCCCAGTCTTTGCTCACAGCTCTCTGTGATGCAGATGAGAAACAGCATAGCCAGTACCAGTGACAGTGAGGATGGCTTGCAGATGTTTCTTCGTGGGACTTCCTCTGCATCCTCTCTTC
- the BVES gene encoding blood vessel epicardial substance isoform X3 gives MNTTVMSPLTVTPLDFIPDFKNATLVPFNETACENWKEIHHLVFHVANICFAVGLVIPTTLNLHMILLRGLLTIGCALFIIWATLYRCALDIMIWNSVFLVVNLLHFIYLVYKRRPIKIEKELSSLYKRMFEPLHVPPELFQRLTGQFCNIQTLKTGQAYAAEDKTSVDDRLSVLLKGKMKVSYRGHFLHNIYPCAFIDSPEFRSTQMNRGEKFQVTIIADDNCKFLCWSRERLTYFLESEPFLYEIFKYLIGKDITNKLYSLNDPTLNDKTSKKIDRQPSLCSQLSVMQMRNSIASTSDSEDGLQMFLRGTSSASSLLTGPAEHLP, from the exons ATGAACACTACAGTAATGAGCCCACTCACTGTTACTCCACTAGATTTTATTCCagactttaaaaatgcaactcTTGTGCCTTTCAATGAGACTGCATGTGAAAACTGGAAGGAGATTCATCATCTTGTTTTCCACGtggcaaatatttgttttgcagttgGACTGGTTATTCCAACTACTCTGAATCTTCATATGATCCTTCTGCGAGGTCTGCTCACCATAG GATGTGCATTGTTCATCATCTGGGCTACACTCTATCGTTGTGCCTTGGACATAATGATCTggaattctgtatttttggtTGTCAACCTCTTACATTTCATATACCTAGTGTATAAAAGAAGACCG ATCAAGATAGAGAAGGAGCTTAGCAGCCTCTACAAGAGAATGTTTGAACCTCTCCATGTGCCTCCAGAGCTCTTCCAAAGACTGACTGGACAATTCTGCAACATTCAGACTTTAAAGACAGGTCAAGCCTATGCTGCCGAAGATAAAACATCAGTTGATGATAGGCTAAGCGTCCTGCTGAAGGGGAA aatgaAGGTGTCTTATCGAGGGCATTTTCTGCATAATATTTACCCCTGTGCCTTTATAGATTCTCCTGAATTTCGATCAACACAGATGAACCGGGGTGAGAAATTCCAG GTCACCATTATCGCAGATGATAACTGCAAGTTCCTGTGCTGGTCCAGGGAAAGGCTGACTTATTTTCTGGAATCTGAGCCATTTCTTTATGAGATCTTTAAGTACCTTATTGGCAAAGATATTACAAATAAACTCTATTCATTGAATGATCCAACCTTAAATGACAAG acttcaAAAAAGATTGATCGACAGCCCAGTCTTTGCTCACAGCTCTCTGTGATGCAGATGAGAAACAGCATAGCCAGTACCAGTGACAGTGAGGATGGCTTGCAGATGTTTCTTCGTGGGACTTCCTCTGCATCCTCTCTTC